A window of Mycobacteriales bacterium contains these coding sequences:
- a CDS encoding 3'(2'),5'-bisphosphate nucleotidase CysQ, whose protein sequence is MTDDQRLAAELATEAGRRLVGLRGRMAGAAAHEVRDAGDASSHEFLVARLADARPDDAVLSEEGRDDPARLDAQRLWIVDPLDGTREYGEPGRVDWAVHVALWERGSLIAAAVALPAEEVTFSAGGELPERAEPERPLRMVVSRSRPPLFVDEVARRIGAVTLPHGSAGGKAMAVVRGDADVYLHAGAMREWDSAAPAGVAVAAGLHVSRFDGSPLQFNTPRAITDQLLICPPSVAAEVMAAIAAR, encoded by the coding sequence ATGACCGACGACCAGCGGCTCGCCGCCGAGCTCGCGACCGAGGCGGGCCGGCGGCTCGTCGGTCTGCGCGGGCGGATGGCGGGCGCGGCAGCCCACGAGGTCCGCGACGCGGGGGACGCCAGCTCGCACGAGTTCCTCGTCGCTCGGCTCGCCGACGCCCGTCCCGACGATGCGGTGCTCTCGGAGGAGGGCCGTGACGACCCGGCGCGGCTCGACGCCCAGCGCCTCTGGATCGTCGACCCGCTCGACGGCACCCGGGAGTACGGCGAGCCCGGCCGGGTCGACTGGGCGGTGCACGTCGCGCTCTGGGAGCGCGGATCGCTGATCGCCGCGGCCGTCGCGCTGCCCGCGGAGGAGGTCACGTTCTCGGCGGGTGGCGAGCTGCCGGAGCGGGCGGAGCCGGAGCGGCCGCTGCGCATGGTCGTCTCCCGCAGCCGGCCGCCGTTGTTCGTCGACGAGGTCGCGCGGCGGATCGGTGCGGTGACGCTGCCGCACGGGTCGGCGGGCGGCAAGGCGATGGCGGTGGTGCGGGGCGACGCCGACGTCTACCTGCACGCGGGCGCGATGCGCGAGTGGGACTCGGCGGCCCCCGCCGGGGTGGCGGTTGCGGCCGGCCTGCACGTCAGCCGGTTCGACGGGTCGCCGTTGCAGTTCAACACGCCACGGGCGATCACCGATCAGCTGCTGATCTGCCCGCCGTCGGTGGCGGCGGAGGTCATGGCCGCGATTGCGGCACGATGA
- the dacB gene encoding D-alanyl-D-alanine carboxypeptidase/D-alanyl-D-alanine-endopeptidase: protein MSRFRHVAGGCLLTGLLSTLLLCSGSPSALAADGPLSALQDRVTGALAASTAQKVAATIDVAGLGTFGVDSGQEQRPASTQKIFTTTTALLTLGPDFRYATRVFSDGAPIRRDGVLMGDLVVVGSGDPTLTSARLDGLAAALAGAGLRRVAGGLVVDDSRYAHDVVAPGWQPDFLGGEAGQVSAFTVDRNTWTSGAAFDADPTPANLGLWRRALARHGISVAGRDSIGQAPHRLTHQLATDGSAPLRQIVTETLRHSDNFYAEMLLREVGAATSGYGSRGNGIKALGAVAHRLGVPLGQVYDGSGLSYLDRETPTQLVSWLSAAASTPAGPVLTSAMPSSCQTGTLKRRLCGAWLTGRVHAKTGTLDGVRTLSGFTTARSGQRVTFTILLADIGNMSTAMSAIDSAVAQLATFVGPPPARPAAPAPTKAAPPPPAEPAPAPRPSATHHDSGALAPAVASTPLAAAAKAPGDDTPAGAVAAVLLALIGGAIVRYAVLRPLSRERAKT from the coding sequence ATGTCCCGGTTCCGCCATGTGGCCGGAGGCTGCCTGCTGACCGGGTTGCTCTCCACGCTGCTGCTCTGCAGCGGCTCCCCGTCCGCTCTGGCGGCCGACGGCCCCCTGTCGGCGCTGCAGGACCGGGTCACCGGCGCGCTCGCCGCGTCGACGGCGCAGAAGGTCGCAGCGACGATCGACGTGGCCGGACTCGGCACGTTCGGCGTCGACTCCGGTCAGGAGCAGCGACCGGCGAGCACCCAGAAGATCTTCACCACGACCACCGCCCTGCTCACGCTCGGCCCTGATTTCCGTTACGCCACAAGGGTTTTCTCCGACGGCGCACCGATCCGGCGGGACGGGGTGCTGATGGGCGACCTCGTCGTCGTCGGCTCGGGTGACCCCACGCTCACCTCGGCACGGCTCGACGGGCTCGCGGCCGCGCTGGCCGGCGCGGGCCTGCGCCGGGTCGCCGGCGGGCTGGTGGTGGACGACAGCCGCTACGCCCACGACGTCGTCGCCCCCGGCTGGCAACCAGACTTCCTCGGCGGCGAGGCCGGCCAGGTGTCGGCGTTCACCGTCGACCGCAACACGTGGACGAGCGGTGCGGCATTCGACGCCGACCCGACACCGGCCAACCTCGGCCTGTGGCGGCGGGCGCTCGCCCGGCACGGCATCTCGGTCGCCGGTCGGGACAGCATCGGTCAAGCGCCGCACCGCCTCACCCACCAGCTGGCCACCGACGGCTCGGCCCCGCTGCGGCAGATCGTGACCGAGACGCTGCGGCACTCGGACAACTTCTACGCCGAGATGCTGCTGCGGGAGGTGGGCGCGGCCACCTCCGGCTACGGGTCGCGGGGCAACGGCATCAAGGCACTCGGCGCGGTGGCGCACCGGCTGGGGGTGCCGCTCGGGCAGGTCTACGACGGTTCCGGCCTGTCCTACCTCGACCGGGAGACCCCGACCCAGCTGGTCAGCTGGCTGAGCGCCGCCGCGAGCACTCCCGCGGGGCCGGTGCTGACCTCGGCGATGCCGTCGTCCTGCCAGACCGGCACGCTGAAGAGGCGCCTGTGCGGCGCGTGGCTCACCGGCCGGGTGCACGCGAAGACCGGGACGCTCGACGGGGTCCGCACGCTGTCGGGCTTCACGACCGCGCGGTCCGGACAGCGGGTCACGTTCACGATCCTGCTCGCGGACATCGGCAACATGAGCACGGCCATGTCGGCGATCGACTCCGCGGTGGCACAGCTCGCGACGTTCGTCGGCCCACCGCCGGCGCGGCCCGCCGCACCTGCACCGACCAAGGCGGCGCCGCCCCCGCCCGCGGAGCCCGCGCCGGCGCCTCGACCCTCTGCGACCCATCACGACAGCGGTGCCCTGGCCCCCGCCGTCGCGAGCACCCCGCTCGCCGCCGCCGCCAAGGCGCCGGGTGACGACACACCGGCCGGCGCGGTCGCCGCCGTGCTGCTCGCGCTGATCGGTGGCGCGATCGTGCGCTACGCGGTGCTGCGCCCGCTGTCCCGGGAACGAGCCAAGACCTAG
- a CDS encoding MFS transporter: MSGPAYLDRTPRRAWLVWGVGVAAYVVAVFHRGSLGVAAIDAEHRFGVSPALLSLFSVLQLAVYAAMQIPVGTLLDRFGSRRMILTGAALMAVGQVALATAHHVPTAIAARVLVGGGDAMTFISVLRLVPMWFAPRQIPLVTQLTGVLGQIGQIAATYPLVALLHHVGWTASYAGAAGVSVLVALLVASVMRDPPATGGRRPALRPHLVAAWREHGTRIGLWTHFVTQFSGTVFALLWGYPFLVKGEGLSPSTAGVLLTLLVLAGIAVAPLLGRLTGRWPLRRSALTLTIVGSSALMWTVVLVWPGRCPLAVLVLLVLVLGTNGPGSMVGFDYARTFNPPLRLGSASGIVNVGGFVASLTTILVIGIVLDLAGHAGLGSLDGYRAAFATQYVLWGAGLLGVLHNRRILRRRIAAEGTVIRPLPLVIRDRLRR, encoded by the coding sequence GTGAGTGGCCCGGCGTACCTCGACCGGACGCCCCGGCGAGCCTGGCTCGTCTGGGGCGTCGGCGTCGCGGCCTACGTCGTCGCCGTCTTCCACCGCGGCTCGCTCGGCGTCGCGGCGATCGACGCCGAGCACCGCTTCGGTGTCAGCCCGGCGCTGCTGTCGCTGTTCAGCGTGCTGCAGCTCGCCGTCTACGCCGCGATGCAGATCCCGGTCGGTACGCTGCTCGACCGGTTCGGCTCCCGCCGGATGATCCTCACCGGTGCGGCGCTCATGGCCGTCGGCCAGGTGGCGCTGGCCACCGCGCACCACGTGCCGACGGCGATCGCCGCGCGCGTGCTCGTCGGCGGCGGCGACGCGATGACCTTCATCAGCGTGCTGCGGCTGGTGCCGATGTGGTTCGCGCCGCGGCAGATCCCGCTGGTGACCCAGCTGACCGGCGTGCTCGGCCAGATCGGCCAGATCGCCGCGACCTACCCCCTGGTCGCGTTGCTGCACCACGTCGGCTGGACGGCGTCGTACGCCGGAGCCGCGGGCGTCAGCGTGCTCGTCGCGCTTCTCGTGGCGAGTGTCATGCGCGACCCGCCCGCCACCGGGGGGCGGCGACCGGCACTGCGCCCGCACCTGGTGGCCGCCTGGCGCGAGCACGGCACCCGCATCGGCTTGTGGACGCACTTCGTGACGCAGTTCTCCGGCACGGTCTTCGCGCTGCTGTGGGGCTACCCGTTCCTGGTGAAGGGTGAGGGGCTCTCGCCGTCGACGGCCGGCGTGCTGCTCACCCTGCTCGTGCTGGCGGGCATCGCGGTGGCGCCACTGCTCGGCCGGCTCACCGGTCGCTGGCCGCTTCGTCGCTCGGCGTTGACGCTGACGATCGTCGGCAGCAGCGCGCTGATGTGGACCGTGGTGCTGGTCTGGCCGGGGCGCTGCCCGCTCGCCGTGCTGGTCCTGCTCGTGCTGGTGCTGGGCACCAACGGGCCCGGCTCGATGGTCGGCTTCGACTACGCGCGCACGTTCAACCCGCCGCTACGGCTCGGCAGCGCGAGCGGCATCGTCAACGTTGGCGGCTTCGTGGCGTCGCTGACGACCATCCTCGTGATCGGCATCGTGCTCGACCTGGCGGGCCACGCCGGCCTGGGCTCGCTCGACGGCTACCGGGCGGCGTTCGCGACCCAGTACGTCCTGTGGGGGGCCGGGCTGCTGGGCGTGCTGCACAACCGGCGCATCCTGCGCCGCCGGATCGCGGCCGAGGGCACGGTGATCAGACCGCTGCCGCTGGTGATCCGCGACCGGCTGCGCCGCTAG
- a CDS encoding amidohydrolase family protein, with product MHDLVIRGATVVDGTGAPARTADVAVDGDRIAAVEPGVGIGRREIDADGLLLTPGWVDIHTHYDGQVSWDPELSPSSWHGVTTVVMGNCGVGFAPVRPGAEDFLIELMEGVEDIPGTALHEGIDWQWESFDGYLSFVERTPRTMDVVAQVPHAALRAYVMGERAHDEATPDDMAAMADLTAQALEAGAAGFTTSRTILHRSKHGFVPGTSAAPDELRAIGEGLRRAGHGVFQLVSDNGAREPERAWMVDIARRTGATVTYALAQEPWAPAGYRDALADAAALADEGLRIVPQVSCRPTGMLFGLQSSLHPFITHPTCAGLARLPLPERVAQLRRPEVRSALLAEEPGTSDPIALALMSRWDQMFPLGDPPDYEPAPSTSVAAVAAATGRTPQEVVLDWLLERDGTALIFAPLASYVDTDHEALREMMTHPTTVLGLSDGGAHCGLICDASMPTFLLTHWVRDRARGPRLPLEQVVHLQTGRTASVYGLTDRGVIAPGKRADLNLVDLDNLTLHAPEMVFDLPAGGRRLVQHVDGYRATVVAGEVTFEDGKPTGARPGGLVRMGR from the coding sequence ATGCATGATCTCGTGATCCGTGGCGCGACCGTCGTCGACGGCACCGGCGCCCCCGCCCGCACCGCAGACGTCGCCGTCGACGGCGACCGCATCGCCGCCGTCGAGCCCGGCGTCGGCATCGGCCGCCGCGAGATCGACGCCGACGGCCTGCTGCTGACCCCCGGCTGGGTGGACATCCACACCCACTACGACGGCCAGGTGAGCTGGGATCCAGAGCTGTCCCCGTCGAGCTGGCACGGCGTGACGACCGTCGTGATGGGCAACTGCGGCGTCGGCTTCGCCCCCGTGCGGCCGGGCGCCGAAGACTTCCTCATCGAGCTGATGGAGGGCGTCGAGGACATCCCGGGCACCGCGCTGCACGAGGGCATCGACTGGCAGTGGGAGTCCTTCGACGGCTACCTCTCGTTCGTCGAGCGCACGCCGCGCACCATGGACGTCGTCGCGCAGGTGCCGCACGCCGCGCTGCGCGCCTACGTCATGGGCGAGCGGGCGCACGACGAGGCCACGCCCGACGACATGGCCGCGATGGCCGATCTGACGGCGCAGGCCCTCGAGGCCGGCGCGGCCGGCTTCACCACCTCGCGCACGATCCTGCACCGTTCGAAGCACGGGTTCGTCCCCGGCACCTCGGCCGCGCCCGACGAGCTGCGCGCCATCGGCGAGGGGCTGCGCCGGGCCGGGCACGGCGTCTTCCAGCTGGTGTCGGACAACGGCGCGCGCGAGCCGGAGCGGGCCTGGATGGTCGACATCGCGCGGCGCACCGGCGCGACCGTGACCTATGCGCTGGCGCAGGAGCCCTGGGCGCCGGCGGGCTACCGCGACGCGCTGGCCGACGCGGCTGCCCTCGCCGACGAGGGCCTGCGGATCGTGCCGCAGGTCTCCTGCCGGCCGACCGGCATGCTCTTCGGGCTGCAGTCGTCGTTGCACCCGTTCATCACGCACCCGACCTGTGCGGGCCTCGCGCGGCTGCCCCTGCCCGAGCGGGTGGCCCAGCTGCGGCGGCCGGAGGTCCGCAGCGCGCTGCTCGCGGAGGAGCCGGGCACCAGCGACCCCATCGCGCTCGCGCTGATGTCGCGGTGGGACCAGATGTTCCCGCTGGGCGACCCGCCCGACTACGAGCCGGCGCCGTCGACGTCGGTCGCCGCGGTGGCCGCCGCGACCGGCCGCACCCCGCAGGAGGTCGTGCTCGACTGGCTGCTCGAGCGCGACGGCACCGCGCTGATCTTCGCCCCGCTCGCGTCGTACGTCGACACCGACCACGAGGCGTTGCGCGAGATGATGACCCACCCGACCACCGTGCTCGGCCTGTCCGACGGTGGTGCGCACTGCGGGCTGATCTGCGACGCGAGCATGCCGACGTTCCTGCTGACGCACTGGGTGCGCGACCGGGCGCGCGGCCCGCGGCTGCCGCTGGAGCAGGTCGTGCACCTGCAGACCGGCCGCACGGCGAGCGTCTACGGGCTCACCGACCGGGGCGTCATCGCGCCGGGCAAGCGCGCCGACCTCAACCTCGTCGACCTCGACAACCTCACGCTGCACGCGCCGGAGATGGTCTTCGACCTGCCTGCGGGCGGCCGCCGCCTCGTGCAGCACGTCGACGGCTACCGCGCGACGGTGGTCGCCGGCGAGGTGACGTTCGAGGACGGCAAGCCGACCGGGGCGCGCCCCGGCGGTCTGGTGCGCATGGGTCGTTGA
- a CDS encoding TetR/AcrR family transcriptional regulator, protein MSPSSADSARPVLAAVQAREAELFRREDGQEVPLGLRGARTRSKLMQAAYDVFTETGFQSSSVAMIAERAGVGTGTFYQYFRDRGDVLGQLVNAGVAELVESRRMAWRVRDGRKGLEAMIGTFVLHYAEGAALWRVWEEVTHTDVDLAAVRRDLICLIDEQVARELRRGRAAGLVDVTGDLRAVARALTAMADRFCYLTYVFDPADPPMRPAKAAELLTTLWAEAIGLREPT, encoded by the coding sequence ATGTCACCGTCGTCCGCCGACTCCGCCCGTCCCGTCCTCGCCGCCGTCCAGGCCCGTGAGGCCGAGCTCTTCCGGCGTGAGGACGGGCAGGAGGTGCCGCTCGGCCTACGTGGCGCCCGCACCCGCAGCAAGCTGATGCAGGCGGCGTACGACGTATTCACCGAGACAGGCTTCCAATCCTCCTCGGTCGCGATGATTGCCGAGCGGGCCGGCGTCGGGACCGGCACCTTCTACCAGTACTTCCGGGACCGCGGCGACGTGCTCGGGCAGCTGGTCAACGCCGGCGTGGCCGAGCTGGTCGAGTCGCGGCGGATGGCCTGGCGGGTGCGCGACGGCCGCAAGGGCCTCGAGGCGATGATCGGCACCTTCGTGCTGCACTACGCCGAAGGCGCCGCGCTGTGGCGGGTGTGGGAGGAGGTCACCCACACCGACGTCGATCTCGCCGCCGTACGCCGCGACCTGATCTGCCTCATCGACGAGCAGGTCGCTCGCGAGCTGCGGCGCGGGCGCGCGGCCGGGCTGGTCGACGTGACCGGCGACCTGCGGGCGGTGGCGCGGGCGCTGACCGCGATGGCCGACCGCTTCTGCTACCTGACCTACGTCTTCGACCCCGCCGATCCGCCGATGCGCCCGGCCAAGGCGGCGGAGCTGCTCACGACGCTGTGGGCCGAGGCGATCGGGCTGCGCGAACCTACCTGA
- a CDS encoding ATP-binding protein: MTTTVPAPATADLADDITDAVTAPVDPVAGAAGPPLRDVLARYGAAPLFALASINLIDNLDRAAFITLAPNIKDAFGLSQAAINGINGVAAVLVVAGAIPFAVLADRGRRVRLAAIAAAIWSVLTFATALVTSAVQLTVVRIFSGLGQAAIEPVHGSLIADYYPVHARGRVYGVHQSASPLAAIFGPLVAGGVAALVGGTAGWRWAFAVITPLGILGAVAVSRLREPRRGGQEAHALEGRLAQEGLHGDADVRVPLMTGVRRLMAIRTLRYLYLGIGVLGFGLVSGPVLVSQYFEDVWGVGSFGRGVIFSIAGLGTMVGLAIGGVVGDRLFRHAPSWPLFLAGAGLVAYTVVTALALYAPALALVVAILVLANTGVGVVVAPIRQILAATSPPALRALSFAMLGIFILLMGGFLGGIALGAVADATSARVAMTVLVAPGVLAGYLVAKATRHVDGDIAMVEADVMESARADERRRNHAGALLEVRNLDFSYGNLQVLFDVDLDVPEGEIVALLGTNGAGKSTLLRAVCGLDHPTRGSIRFAGTDITYLEAEQVLGLGITQMPGGKAIFPGMSVAENLRAAAYSFRKERARIDADIAQVEEWFPILGQRRGQAASTLSGGEQQMLALGKAFLTRPRLLCIDELSLGLAPAIVEKLFAIVREIHARGTSVLIVEQSVNVALSLATTAVFMEKGQVRFTGPARDLLERPDLLRSVFLEGAAR; this comes from the coding sequence ATGACCACCACCGTGCCGGCGCCCGCCACAGCCGACCTCGCCGACGACATCACCGACGCCGTCACCGCACCGGTCGATCCCGTCGCCGGTGCTGCCGGCCCGCCGCTGCGCGATGTCCTCGCCCGCTACGGCGCCGCACCGCTGTTCGCGCTCGCCTCGATAAACCTCATCGACAACCTCGACCGGGCCGCGTTCATCACCCTCGCGCCCAACATCAAGGACGCGTTCGGCCTGTCGCAGGCCGCGATCAACGGCATCAACGGCGTGGCCGCGGTGCTCGTCGTCGCGGGCGCGATCCCGTTCGCGGTGCTCGCCGACCGCGGCCGCCGGGTGCGGCTCGCCGCGATCGCCGCGGCCATCTGGTCGGTGCTGACGTTCGCGACCGCTCTGGTCACGAGTGCCGTGCAGCTGACCGTCGTCCGCATCTTCTCCGGTCTCGGGCAGGCGGCGATCGAGCCCGTGCACGGCAGCCTGATCGCCGACTACTACCCGGTGCACGCGCGTGGCCGGGTCTACGGCGTACACCAGTCGGCGTCGCCGCTGGCCGCTATCTTCGGCCCGCTCGTGGCCGGAGGCGTCGCCGCGCTCGTCGGTGGCACCGCCGGCTGGCGGTGGGCGTTCGCGGTCATCACCCCGCTCGGCATTCTCGGCGCGGTCGCGGTGTCCCGGTTGCGCGAGCCCCGCCGCGGCGGGCAGGAGGCGCACGCGCTGGAAGGCCGACTCGCGCAGGAGGGGCTGCACGGCGACGCCGACGTGCGCGTCCCGCTGATGACCGGCGTACGCCGCTTGATGGCCATCCGCACGCTGCGCTACCTCTACCTCGGCATCGGCGTGCTCGGCTTCGGGCTCGTCAGCGGGCCAGTGCTGGTGAGCCAGTACTTCGAGGACGTCTGGGGCGTCGGGTCGTTCGGGCGCGGCGTGATCTTCTCGATAGCCGGGCTGGGCACGATGGTCGGCCTGGCGATCGGGGGCGTGGTCGGGGACCGGTTGTTCCGGCACGCGCCATCGTGGCCGCTGTTCCTCGCCGGTGCCGGGCTGGTCGCCTACACGGTGGTCACCGCACTCGCGCTCTACGCGCCTGCGCTCGCGCTGGTCGTGGCGATCCTGGTGCTCGCCAACACGGGGGTCGGGGTCGTCGTCGCGCCGATCCGGCAGATCCTCGCGGCCACCAGCCCGCCGGCGCTGCGCGCGCTGAGCTTCGCCATGCTGGGAATCTTCATCCTGCTGATGGGCGGTTTCCTCGGTGGCATCGCACTGGGTGCGGTCGCCGACGCGACCAGCGCGCGGGTGGCGATGACGGTGCTGGTCGCTCCCGGCGTACTCGCCGGCTACCTCGTCGCGAAGGCGACCCGGCACGTCGACGGCGACATCGCGATGGTCGAGGCCGACGTCATGGAGTCGGCCCGGGCGGACGAGCGGCGCCGCAACCATGCCGGCGCGTTGCTCGAGGTGCGCAACCTCGACTTCTCCTACGGCAACCTGCAGGTGCTCTTCGACGTCGACCTCGATGTCCCCGAGGGCGAGATCGTGGCGCTGCTCGGCACCAACGGCGCGGGCAAGTCGACGCTGCTCCGGGCGGTCTGCGGACTCGACCACCCGACCCGCGGCTCGATCCGCTTCGCCGGCACCGACATCACCTACCTCGAGGCCGAGCAGGTGCTCGGCCTGGGCATCACGCAGATGCCCGGCGGCAAGGCCATCTTCCCGGGCATGTCGGTCGCGGAGAACCTCCGCGCCGCGGCGTACTCCTTCCGCAAGGAGCGTGCCCGCATCGACGCCGACATCGCCCAGGTCGAGGAGTGGTTCCCGATCCTGGGGCAGCGCCGCGGGCAGGCCGCCTCGACGCTGTCGGGCGGCGAGCAGCAGATGCTGGCACTGGGCAAGGCGTTCCTCACCCGGCCGCGGCTGCTCTGCATCGACGAGCTGTCGCTCGGCCTGGCCCCGGCGATCGTCGAGAAGCTGTTCGCGATCGTGCGCGAGATCCATGCGCGCGGCACGAGCGTGCTGATCGTCGAGCAGTCGGTCAACGTCGCGCTGAGCCTCGCGACGACCGCGGTGTTCATGGAGAAGGGCCAGGTGCGGTTCACCGGTCCGGCGCGCGACCTGCTCGAGCGCCCGGACCTGCTGCGCTCGGTGTTCCTCGAGGGGGCGGCCCGATGA
- a CDS encoding ABC transporter permease, which produces MRIGFDVITLGAIHGLLYGALAIGLVLIYRAQRFVNFAHANLGLISSVLLGKLVIDEHVPYGVALPAALAAGVAVAGLVELTVIRRLFTAPRLVLMVASIFLAQLLLIPRLVGAINADRQKIVLQGFPVPFHATVHIGNLVVDSSDLLIVLVVPALVAALAAFLRFSAYGQAIRAAAENPEAARLAGISVKRMSTLVWLIAGLLSAVTAVLHAPSESTFVLGGTGASLLVRALGAGLIAKMTNLPVAFAAGVGIGVVEAITFANQPAGSTVEVVVFAVVMIGLLWRSRELSRATRDAGAAVNFGAEPRPLPRRVAALPQVRQLTAVTVVAATVLAAAAPLLPFAGLDTSAKTFLMTLVTVYAMVGLSLCLLTGWGGQVSLGQFALVGVGSFAAARLAAQGLPFWAILPVAGLIGVAVAVLVGLPAVRIQGLFLAVATMAFAVLAYGYLFQQPALVGNASGEFLSRPTVLHSERAVYWLGLGLVVLFAVLIRNFRSTAAGRMLVAVRDNDRAARSAGISATGARLLAFALSGFIAACAGVVYAYAQQRYLSTNFDPDTSFTMVTMAVIGGLGSIPGALLGAVVVFGIPILFRGSEASQLIQFLVGGAGGLFVLLFLPRGAAGLLYDARDALVARIVRRVDGLPAPPRIVPPLRKLWHVALGRPEPVQ; this is translated from the coding sequence ATGAGGATCGGCTTCGACGTCATCACCCTGGGGGCAATCCACGGGCTGCTCTACGGCGCGCTCGCGATCGGCCTCGTCCTCATCTACCGGGCGCAGCGGTTCGTCAACTTCGCGCACGCGAACCTCGGCCTGATCTCGTCCGTGCTGCTTGGCAAGCTCGTCATCGACGAGCACGTGCCGTACGGCGTGGCGCTGCCGGCTGCCCTGGCCGCCGGCGTCGCAGTCGCCGGGCTCGTCGAGCTGACCGTGATCCGCAGGTTGTTCACGGCGCCGCGGCTGGTGCTGATGGTCGCGAGCATCTTCCTGGCCCAGCTGCTGCTCATCCCGCGGCTCGTCGGCGCCATCAACGCCGACCGGCAGAAGATCGTGCTGCAGGGCTTCCCCGTGCCGTTCCACGCGACCGTGCACATCGGCAACCTCGTCGTCGACTCCAGCGACCTGCTGATCGTGCTCGTCGTGCCGGCGCTGGTCGCAGCACTCGCGGCGTTCTTGCGGTTCTCCGCCTACGGCCAGGCGATCCGGGCCGCAGCCGAGAACCCGGAGGCCGCCCGGCTGGCCGGCATCTCGGTCAAGCGCATGTCGACGCTGGTGTGGCTCATCGCCGGGCTGCTGTCGGCGGTCACCGCGGTGCTGCACGCGCCCAGCGAGTCGACGTTCGTGCTCGGCGGCACCGGCGCCAGCCTGCTGGTGCGGGCGCTGGGTGCCGGCCTGATCGCGAAGATGACCAACCTGCCGGTCGCTTTCGCCGCGGGCGTCGGGATCGGCGTCGTCGAAGCCATCACGTTCGCCAACCAACCGGCGGGCAGCACCGTCGAGGTGGTCGTCTTCGCCGTCGTGATGATCGGCCTGCTGTGGCGCTCCCGCGAGCTGTCCCGTGCCACCCGCGACGCCGGCGCCGCGGTCAACTTCGGCGCCGAGCCGCGGCCGCTGCCGCGCCGGGTCGCCGCGCTGCCGCAGGTGCGCCAGCTGACCGCGGTGACGGTCGTGGCCGCCACCGTTCTCGCCGCCGCGGCCCCGCTGCTGCCGTTCGCCGGGCTCGACACCAGCGCGAAGACGTTCCTCATGACGCTGGTGACCGTCTACGCGATGGTCGGGCTGTCGCTGTGCCTGCTGACCGGCTGGGGCGGCCAGGTGTCGCTGGGGCAGTTCGCACTCGTCGGCGTCGGGTCGTTCGCCGCGGCCCGGCTCGCCGCGCAGGGGCTGCCGTTCTGGGCGATCCTCCCGGTGGCCGGCCTCATCGGCGTCGCCGTCGCGGTGCTCGTGGGCCTTCCCGCCGTACGCATCCAGGGGCTCTTCCTGGCAGTCGCGACGATGGCGTTCGCCGTGCTCGCCTACGGCTACCTCTTCCAGCAGCCGGCCCTGGTGGGCAACGCCTCGGGCGAGTTCCTCTCGCGGCCGACGGTGCTGCACTCCGAACGCGCCGTCTACTGGCTCGGCCTCGGGCTCGTCGTCCTGTTCGCCGTGCTGATCCGCAACTTCCGGTCGACCGCAGCCGGTCGCATGCTGGTCGCGGTGCGCGACAACGACCGCGCCGCCCGGTCCGCGGGGATATCGGCGACCGGGGCGCGGCTGCTGGCGTTCGCGCTGTCGGGCTTCATCGCGGCGTGTGCCGGGGTCGTCTACGCCTACGCGCAGCAGCGCTACCTCTCGACCAACTTCGACCCCGACACCAGCTTCACGATGGTGACGATGGCGGTCATCGGCGGCCTCGGCTCGATCCCCGGTGCGCTGCTCGGCGCGGTCGTCGTCTTCGGCATCCCGATCCTGTTCCGCGGCAGCGAGGCGAGCCAGCTGATCCAGTTCCTCGTCGGCGGCGCGGGTGGCCTGTTCGTGCTGCTGTTCCTGCCGCGCGGGGCCGCCGGCCTGCTGTACGACGCCCGCGACGCCCTCGTCGCCAGGATCGTGCGACGGGTCGACGGGCTGCCCGCACCGCCGCGGATCGTGCCGCCGCTGCGCAAGCTGTGGCACGTCGCGCTCGGCCGGCCGGAGCCGGTCCAGTGA